The following proteins come from a genomic window of Falco cherrug isolate bFalChe1 chromosome Z, bFalChe1.pri, whole genome shotgun sequence:
- the AK6 gene encoding adenylate kinase isoenzyme 6 isoform X2, which produces MTYINVGDMAKEGELYEGFDEEYDCPILDEDRVVDELEDKMSEGGVIVDYHGCDFFPERWFHIVFVLRTENSFLYDRLESRGYKGKKLQDNIQCEIFQTLYEEAVCSYREEIVHQLPSNTPEDLERNLDQIMQWIEQWMRDNN; this is translated from the exons ATGACCTATATTAATGTGGGTGACATGGCAAAAGAAG GAGAACTGTATGAAGGTTTTGATGAGGAATATGATTGTCCAATTTTGGATGAAGATAGG GTGGTTGATGAACTAGAAGATAAGATGAGTGAGGGTGGAGTTATTGTCGATTATCACGGCTGTGATTTTTTCCCTGAGCGGTGGTTTCATATAGTATTTGTACTTCGTACAGAAAATTCATTTCTGTATGACAGGCTTGAAAGCAG gggctacaaagggaaaaagctgCAAGACAACATTCAGTGTGAAATTTTTCAGACACTTTATGAGGAAGCTGTGTGTTCCTATAGAGAGGAAATTGTACACCAGTTACCCAGCAACACTCCGGAAGACCTAGAAAGAAATTTGGATCAGATTATGCAATGGATTGAGCAATGGATGAGGGACAACAATTGA
- the AK6 gene encoding adenylate kinase isoenzyme 6 isoform X1 — protein sequence MRRPNVLLTGTPGVGKTTLGKELASRAGMTYINVGDMAKEGELYEGFDEEYDCPILDEDRVVDELEDKMSEGGVIVDYHGCDFFPERWFHIVFVLRTENSFLYDRLESRGYKGKKLQDNIQCEIFQTLYEEAVCSYREEIVHQLPSNTPEDLERNLDQIMQWIEQWMRDNN from the exons ATGAGGCGGCCCAACGTTTTGCTCACcg GTACTCCAGGCGTTGGGAAAACCACGCTCGGAAAAGAACTTGCATCAAGAGCAGGAATGACCTATATTAATGTGGGTGACATGGCAAAAGAAG GAGAACTGTATGAAGGTTTTGATGAGGAATATGATTGTCCAATTTTGGATGAAGATAGG GTGGTTGATGAACTAGAAGATAAGATGAGTGAGGGTGGAGTTATTGTCGATTATCACGGCTGTGATTTTTTCCCTGAGCGGTGGTTTCATATAGTATTTGTACTTCGTACAGAAAATTCATTTCTGTATGACAGGCTTGAAAGCAG gggctacaaagggaaaaagctgCAAGACAACATTCAGTGTGAAATTTTTCAGACACTTTATGAGGAAGCTGTGTGTTCCTATAGAGAGGAAATTGTACACCAGTTACCCAGCAACACTCCGGAAGACCTAGAAAGAAATTTGGATCAGATTATGCAATGGATTGAGCAATGGATGAGGGACAACAATTGA